In Colletotrichum higginsianum IMI 349063 chromosome 3, whole genome shotgun sequence, a genomic segment contains:
- a CDS encoding 50s ribosomal protein l4, which yields MANPNAMRPSIGRALRLQETRQWLPATSTTAAQSRTAAVCFSTSAAQSVRKTRDNNRLRGVSTMKRTGPREPLSVSWETLPKPANYKPDVAVDPNHGLWGFFYGKNKLMQTPKEDQSHGRPWTVEELRKKDWEDLHTLWYVCLKERNRISTTNRERERRRLGFGAYEANERDETVVTTMKAIKHVLTERFYVWEDARRLAEEDPEIDLSGEGEAYKPLSEDYQDPTSNKYLADGGEAAAVDLPVAEAPGEPETEKEGAGEVKRARRQPVKPWLPRPKF from the exons ATGGCGAACCCCAATGCGATGCGGCCATCGATAGGTCGCGCACTGCGACTCCAAGAGACCCGGCAATGGCTCCCCGCGACGTCGACAACGGCAGCGCAGTCCCGAACCGCAGCGGTGTGCTTctcaacctcggccgcccaATCGGTGCGCAAGACCCGCGACAACAACCGCCTGCGAGGTGTCAGTACCATGAAGAGAACTGGACCCCGTGAGCCGCTCTCCGTCTCATGGGAGACTCTTCCTAAACCTGCGAACTACAAGCCCGACGTTGCGGTTGACCCGAACCACGGGCTCTGGGGCTTCTTCTACGGCAAGAACAAGCTTATGCAGACGCCCAAGGAGGACCAGTCCCACGGCCGCCCATGGACGGTGGAAGAATTGCGAAAGAAGGATTGGGAAGACCTTCACACGCTGTGGTATGTCTGTCTGAAGGAGAGGAACcgcatctcgacgacgaatCGCGAGCGGGAGAGACGCAGGCTTGGATTCGGCGCCTACGAGGCCAacgagagggacgagacG GTTGTCacgacgatgaaggccaTCAAGCACGTCCTGACCGAGCGCTTCTACGTTTGGGAGGATGCGCGCAGGCTGGCAGAGGAGGACCCTGAGATCGATCTCTccggcgagggagaggccTACAAGCCTCTGTCGGAGGACTATCAGGATCCGACGAGTAACAAATATCTGGCCGATGGGGGTGAAGCCGCGGCGGTCGATCTACCAGTCGCCGAGGCTCCGGGCGAGCCTGAGACTGAGaaggagggggcgggggaggtTAAGCGGGCGCGAAGGCAGCCCGTCAAGCCCTGGCTGCCGAGACCGAAGTTTTGA
- a CDS encoding GDP dissociation inhibitor — translation MDEIAKEYDVIVLGTGLTECILSGVLSVKGKKVLHIDRNDHYGGEAASVNLETLFKKHGNYAQGEEPWAKYGRLNDWNIDLVPKFLMSAGELTNILVSTDVTRYLEFKQVAGSYVQQGQGSKATVAKVPSDAGEALRSPLMGIFEKRRMKSFIEWIGTFDRKDPGTHKGLDINRVTMKEVYDKFGLETGTRDFIGHAMALFTTDEYLTKPGAAPEAIERIRLYGTSVARYGKSPYIYPLYGLGELPQGFARLSAIYGGTYMLNTNVDEVQYEGGKAVGIKATMTGVEEMKFETKAKMILGDPSYFPNKVKVVGQVVRAICILKHPLAGTNDADSSQLIIPQSQIGRKNDIYIACVSSAHNVCPKGYWIAIVSTIAETNANHHLELQPGLERLGKIEEQFMGAPIPIYEPTDDGVADNVFVSKSYDASSHFESTTDDVKDIYRRATGEELKVEGLREGLQVAGEQ, via the exons ATGGATGAGATTGCAAAGGAATACGATGTCATCGTGCTGGGCACTG GCCTGACCGAGTGCATTCTCTCTGG TGTTCTCAGTGTCAAAGGCAAGAAGGTCCTTCACATCGACCGCAATGACCACTACGGAGG CGAGGCAGCTTCCGTGAATCTCGAAACG CTCTTCAAGAAGCATGGCAACTACGCACAGGGCGAAGAGCCCTGGGCCAAGTACGGCCGCCTGAATGACTGGAACATCGATCTCGTCCCCAAGTTCCTCATGTCTGCTGGCGAGTTGACCAACATCCTCGTCTCGACCGACGTCACACGATACCTCGAGTTCAAGCAGGTCGCGGGCAGCTACGTCCAGCAGGGCCAGGGCTCCAAGGCCACCGTCGCTAAGGTACCCTccgatgccggcgaggccctACGCTCGCCTTTGATGGGCATCTTTGAGAAGCGCCGTATGAAGAGCTTTATTGAGTGGATCGGCACCTTCGACCGCAAGGACCCCGGCACGCACAAGG GTCTCGATATCAACAGGGTCACCATGAAGGAGGTCTACGACAAGTTCGGTCTCGAGACCGGCACTCGCGACTTCATCGGCCACGCCATGGCCCTCTTCACCACCGACGAGTACCTTACCAAGCCCGGTGCCGCCCCGGAGGCTATCGAGCGCATCCGTCTCTACGGCACCTCCGTCGCCCGCTACGGCAAGTCTCCGTACATCTACCCTCTGTacggccttggcgagctTCCCCAGGGTTTTGCCCGTCTGTCGGCCATCTACGGAGGCACCTACATGCTCAACACCAACGTTGACGAGGTTCAGTATGAGGGTGGCAAGGCTGTCGGCATTAAGGCCACTATGACTGGTGTTGAGGAGATGAAGTTcgagaccaaggccaagatGATCCTTGGTGACCCCAGCTACTTTCCCAACAAGGTCAAGGTTGTCGGACAAGTCGTGCGAGCCATTTGCATCCTGAAGCACCCTCTGGCCGGAACCAACGACGCCGACTCTTCCCAACTTATCATCCCCCAGTCCCAGATCGGCCGCAAGAACG ACATTTACATCGCTTGCGTCTCGTCGGCACACAACGTTTGCCCCAAGGGCTACTGGATTGCTATCGTCTCAACCATCGCCGAGACCAATGCCAACCACCACCTCGAACTCCAGCCCGGTCTGGAGCGCCTTGGCAAGATCGAGGAGCAGTTCATG GGTGCTCCCATCCCCATCTACGAACCCACAGATGACGGCGTTGCCGACAATGTCTTCGTCTCCAAGAGCTATGACGCCAGCAGTCACTTCGAGAGCACGACCGACGACGTCAAGGATATCTACCGCCGTGCCACcggcgaggagctcaaggTTGAGGGTCTGAGAGAGGGTCTGCAGGTTGCGGGCGAGCAGTAA
- a CDS encoding Nucleolar GTP-binding protein 1 has product MKTQWKDLPPVPNSQEFLDIVLSRTQRRLPTQIRSGFKISRIRGFYTRKVRFTQETISEKLGQIIESFPRLNDIHPFHKDLINTLYDADHFKIALGQLSTAKHLIETISRDYVRLLKYGQSLFQCKQLKRAALGRMATLIKRLKDPLVYLDQVRQHLGRLPSIDPNTRTLLITGFPNVGKSSFLKSVSRADVDVQPYAFTTKSLFCGHFDYKYLRFQCIDTPGILDHPLEEMNTIEMQSVTAIAHLRSAILYFMDLSEQCGYSIQAQINLFQSIKPLFQNKIVFIVINKIDVVKPEDLDTATQAQLQGLLKSGEVEMLQLSCNTQEGVQDVKNTVCERLIAERVSQKLNAGTNSSGNIGGRLADVMARIHVAQPGTAPLQTFIPEGIKNLKKYDREDPERRRLAKDVEADNGGAGVYSVDMRQDWLLKNPEWKHDKIPEVWNGQNVYDFIDPEIDAKLQALEEEEERLEKEGYYESDEELDDEEEADVLSKAELIREKQALIRNEAKMKKRLKNQAIIPRKSQKVPLSQMDDALDQLGIDTTDIVNRARSQSRPRGRSAGRSRGGTEDVDMMDMDATPKERLRSHSRARSQSRAPIVNRREDGVQDSEDRTMADRLAKLSQKKRNRMARQGEGDRHTTVSLQRHLVAGKRGLGKNQRR; this is encoded by the exons ATGAAGACCCA GTGGAAGGACCTTCCCCCGGTCCCCAACTCGCAAGAGTTCCTGGACATCGTCCTCTCAAGGACGCAGCGCCGGCTGCCGACCCAGATCCGATCCGGTTTCAAGATCTCAAGAATTCGCGGCTTTTACACCCGCAAGGTCAGGTTCACCCAAGAGACCATCAGCGAGAAGCTCGGCCAGATCATCGAATCGTTCCCGCGCCTTAACGACATCCACCCGTTCCACAAGGATCTGATCAACACCCTCTACGACGCCGACCACTTCAAGATCGCTCTCGGCCAGCTGTCTACCGCCAAGCACCTCATTGAGACCATCTCCAGAGACTACGTCCGTCTTCTCAAGTATGGCCAGTCGCTGTTCCAGTGCAAGCAGCTGAAGCGCGCTGCGCTTGGTCGCATGGCGACCCTCATCAAGCGCCTCAAGGACCCCTTGGTGTACCTCGACCAGGTCAGACAGC ATCTCGGTCGTCTTCCCTCGATCGACCCCAACACCAGGACCCTGCTCATCACGGGTTTTCCCAACGTCGGAAAGTCTTCTTTCCTCAAGTCCGTCTCCAgagccgacgtcgacgtccaGCCGTACGCTTTCACGACGAAGTCGCTCTTCTGCGGCCACTTTGACTACAAGTATCTTCGTTTCCAGTGCATTGATACTCCTGGTATTCTCGACCATCCTCTCGAGGAGAT GAATACCATTGAGATGCAGTCCGTTACCGCCATCGCTCATTTGCGCTCCGCTATCCTCTACTTCATGGATCTCAGTGAGCAGTGCGGCTACTCGATTCAGGCCCAGATCAACCTCTTCCAGAGCATCAAGCCTTTGTTCCAGAACAAaatcgtcttcatcgtcatcaacaaGATTGATGTCGTTAAgcccgaggacctcgacacCGCCACCCAGGCGCAGCTTCAGGGCCTGCTCAAGtcgggcgaggtcgagatgcTCCAGCTGTCCTGCAATACGCAGGAGGGCGTCCAGGACGTCAAGAATACCGTCTGCGAGCGCCTTATCGCCGAGCGCGTCTCCCAGAAGCTCAACGCCGGCACCAACAGCAGCGGTAACATTGGTGGTCGCCTTGCCGACGTCATGGCCCGCATCCACGTCGCCCAGCCCGGCACTGCCCCCCTGCAGACCTTCATCCCCGAGGGCATCAAGAACCTCAAGAAGTACGACCGCGAAGACCCGGAGCGCCGACGCCTCGCcaaggacgtcgaggccgataACGGCGGCGCTGGTGTCTACAGCGTCGACATGCGCCAGGACTGGCTCCTCAAGAACCCTGAGTGGAAGCACGACAAGATCCCCGAAGTGTGGAACGGACAGAACGTCTACGACTTCATCGACCCGGAGATCGACGCCAAGCTGCAGGCtcttgaggaggaggaggagcgcctCGAGAAAGAGGGCTACTACGagtcggacgaggagctcgacgacgaggaggaggccgacgtTCTCTCCAAGGCCGAGCTGATCCGCGAGAAGCAGGCCCTCATCCGCAACGAGGCCAAGATGAAGAAGCGCCTCAAGAACCAGGCCATCATCCCGCGCAAGTCGCAGAAGGTGCCGCTGTCCCAGATGGATGATGCCCTCGACCAGCTTGGTATCGATACCACCGACATTGTCAACCGCGCTCGATCCCAGTCGCGCCCCCGCGGCCGCTCCGCCGGCCGATcccgcggcggcaccgaggacgtcgacatgATGGACATGGACGCCACTCCGAAGGAGCGCCTGCGTTCCCACAGCCGTGCCCGCAGCCAGAGCCGCGCTCCCATCGTCAACCGCCGCGAGGATGGTGTCCAGGACTCCGAGGACCGCACCATGGCCGACCGCCTTGCCAAGCTGTcccagaagaagaggaaccGCATGGCCAGACAGGGTGAGGGTGATCGTCACACCACCGTTTCTCTGCAAAGACATTTG GTTGCAGGCAAGCGTGGCCTGGGCAAGAACCAGAGACGTTAA
- a CDS encoding Orotate phosphoribosyltransferase, whose product MASQLPPYKQEFLKAAIAGGVLKFGSFELKSKRISPYFFNAGDFYRADLLRAISLAYAHTVIEAHEATGLAFDVVFGPAYKGIPLATSTTDKLAELDPARYGATCYSFDRKEAKDHGEGGNIVGAPLKGKKVLIVDDVITAGTAKREAIAKIRKEGGEVVGIVVALDRMEKLPAADGDDTKPGPSALGEIKKEYGIPIFAILTLDDIIEGAKSFASAEDIKRTEEYRAKYKATD is encoded by the coding sequence ATGGCCTCCCAGCTCCCCCCTTACAAGCAGGAGTTTCTCAAGGctgccatcgccggcggcgtcctgAAGTTCGGCTCATTCGAGCTGAAGTCGAAGCGCATCTCCCCCTACTTCTTCAATGCCGGCGACTTCTACCGcgccgacctcctccgcGCCATCTCCCTCGCGTACGCCCACACCGTCATCGAGGCGCATGAGGCCACTGGTCTCGccttcgacgtcgtcttcggcccgGCCTACAAGGGTATCCCCCTCGCGACCTCGACCACTgacaagctcgccgagctcgacccGGCCCGTTACGGCGCCACGTGCTACTCGTTCGACCgcaaggaggccaaggaccACGGCGAGGGTGGCAACATTGTCGGCGCCCCGCTCAAGGGGAAGAAGGTGCTGATCGTTGACGACGTCATCACCGCCGGTACCGCCAAGCGCGAGGCCATTGCCAAGATCCgcaaggagggcggcgaggttgtCGGTATTGTCGTTGCTCTGGACCGTATGGAGAagctgcccgccgccgacggcgacgacaccaAGCCCGGCCCCAGCGCCCTGGGCGAGATCAAGAAGGAGTACGGCATCCCTATTTTCGCTATCTTGACGCTCGACGACATCATTGAGGGCGCCAAGAGCTTCGCTTCCGCGGAGGACATCAAAAGGACGGAGGAGTACCGTGCCAAGTACAAGGCCACCGACTAA
- a CDS encoding Acetyltransferase translates to MPVEKDPPVATADYDASDCAIDDSDDGDELYVEIQKSISDLKKRRASGRVSLHDLPFRWSPLILPLTESNVNSCVVLEEAAFPNPDHRATREKFEYRLSTCSNICIGLFCSIVPSKVDGFPLPTFAVANVVETGRADNARMVLFGHVIATLGNGPVITDEDMAYPENWRDQKSPKDSRLGHKVMGRTVCLHSFAILPKVQNCGLGRLLMKAYLQQINESGIADRVALICQDWLVSYYQRFGFKCLGRSKASFGGGGWNDMVIDLCGPQKKSADALSTKDA, encoded by the exons ATGCCTGTTGAGAAAGATCCCCCTGTCGCCACGGCGGACTACGATGCATCCGACTGCGCCATCGACGACtccgacgatggcgacgagctgTATGTCGAGATCCAGAAATCGATCTCTGACCTCAAGAAGAGACGCGCCTCGGGCCGTGTCAGTCTGCATGATTTGCCGTTCCGCTGGAGCCCTTTGATTCTGCCTCTGACCGAGTCCAATGTCAACTCctgcgtcgtcctcgaggaggctgCTTTCCCCAACCCTGATCACCGCGCTACGCGCGAGAAG TTCGAGTACCGCCTCTCAACCTGCTCCAACATCTGCATTGGACTGTTCTGTAGCATTGTCCCGAGCAAGGTCGATGGCTTCCCCCTCCCGACATTCGCAGTCGCCAATGTTGTCGAGACTGGTCGCGCCGACAATGCCAGGATGGTTCTGTTCGGCCACGTCATTGCGACCCTCGGCAACGGCCCCGTTATCACGGACGAGGACATGGCCTACCCCGAAAACTGGCGCGATCAGAAGTCACCCAAAGACTCGAGGCTTGGCCACAAGGTCATGGGTCGCACCGTCTGCCTTCACTCCTTCGCCATTCTTCCCAAGGTGCAGAACTGCGGCCTGGGCAGGCTGCTCATGAAGGCATACCTTCAGCAGATCAACGAGTCCGGCATTGCCGATCGAGTCGCTCTGATATGCCAGGAC TGGTTGGTTAGTTACTACCAGCGCTTTGGCTTCAAGTGCCTGGGCCGCAGCAAGGCTTCCttcggtggtggtggttggaATGACATG GTCATCGACCTGTGCGGTCCGCAGAAGAAGTCCGCCGATGCCCTCTCGACCAAAGACGCGTAG
- a CDS encoding DNA damage-inducible protein 1: MPVSTLREAIQAETAIAPTSQHLYHNGRLIQDDTKTMEQLQIADGEMLALHVRDMQGSTGVPDQGRRGPPRRRPGGQDPELIRLQILGDPNLRAEATRQQPQLAAALDDPQRFAQLFNDSYDREQREREERQRQIAQLNDDPFDIEAQAKIEEMIRQERVMENLQNAMEHNPEVFGRVHMLYVDVEVNGHRVKALVDSGAQATIMSPSCAEACGIMRLVDKRFAGVARGVGTANIIGRVHSAQIKVGSMFLPCSFTVMEGKQVELLLGLDMLKRYQASIDLAKDKLIIQGEEVPFLGEAEIPKESEEALEEEPRLPGPAGTTIGQRSGVVSGPQSAATASPRQNPPQQAQQAQQASQQQAAAPNFPEEHINQLMALGFPRDAAINALQATGGNVEFAAGLLFGA; this comes from the exons ATGCCTGTTTCCACACTCCGCGAAGCCATCCAAGCTGAGACCGCGATCGCTCCTACTTCCCAACATCTTTACCACAACGGTCGCTTGATCCAGGATGATACCAAGACGATGGAGCAGCTGCAAATTGCCGACGGTGAGATGCTGGCGCTGCACGTGAGAGACATGCAAGGAAGCACTGGTGTGCCGGATCAGGGCAGAAGAGGTCCGCCGCGTAGACGACCGGGAGGGCAAGATCCAGAACTCATCCGCCTTCAAATCCTGGGCGACCCGAACCTGCGCGCCGAGGCCACCCGACAGCAGccccagctcgccgccgctctcgacgACCCTCAGAGATTCGCCCAGCTTTTCAATGACAGTTATGACCGGGAGCAACGGGAGCGCGAGGAGCGCCAGAGGCAAATTGCACAGCTGAACGACGACCCCTTCGATATTGAAGCCCAGGCTAAGATCGAGGAAATGATCCGTCAAGAGAGAGTCATGGAGAACCTTCAGAACGCCATGGAGCACAATCCCGAAG TGTTCGGGCGGGTACACATGTTGTACGTCGACGTGGAAGTGAACGGTCATAGAGTGAAGGCACTCGTCGATTCAGGAGCACAGGCCACGATCATGTCTCCATCGTGCGCCGAGGCCTGTGGTATCATGAGACTTGTTGATAAGCGCTTCGCAGGAGTAGCCCGTGGAGTGGGCACTGCCAACATTATCGGCCGTGTGCACTCTGCCCAGATCAAGGTCGGCTCCATGTTCCTACCTTGCAGCTTCACTGTGATGGAGGGCAAGCAGGTGGAACTtctcctcggtctcgacATGCTCAAGCGTTACCAAGCCAGTATCGACTTGGCGAAGGACAAGCTGATCATACAAGGTGAAGAGGTGCCGTTCTTGGGCGAGGCTGAGATTCCCAAGGAGAGCGAGGAAGCTTTGGAAGAGGAGCCTAGACTACCGGGACCGGCTGGCACAACCATCGGTCAACGATCTGGTGTTGTCAGCGGGCCGCAGAGTGCTGCTACCGCCTCGCCGCGACAGAATCCTCCCCAGCAGGCTCAGCAGGCTCAGCAGGCGTCTCAGCAGCAGGCTGCAGCTCCGAACTTTCCCGAGGAACACATTAACCAGCTTATGGCTCTGGGCTTTCCCCGtgacgccgccatcaacgcGTTGCAAGCAACGGGTGGCAACGTCGAGTTCGCCGCTGGTCTCTTGTTCGGAGCATAG
- a CDS encoding methyltransferase domain-containing protein, which produces MFAVPGWSVSAEGPKAETQSAKKKNNTSKNNSAKKRKRAEKEEKIRGTGANSVIVNQRVFGEGNDGEPVKGAKRAAPVTEGGDDAADEATTPKPSKKQKKNQMDSQETPKSDKKDKKQKKDRASKRDDEPSSGTPSKAQKQTPSKEAAADDNKKATKEAAAAIAASVPPIPPPAAKLTPLQRSMRQKLISARFRHLNETLYTRPSAEAYQLFEDSPEMFSEYHEGFRRQVEVWPENPVDGYIRDIKLRAKARYPSARGRPGAQPVPAGPMPLPRTDGVCHVADLGCGDARLASTLESEAKKLKLNILSYDLYSPAKHVVKADIANLPLADDSVDVAIFCLALMGTNWLDFVEEAYRILHWKGELWVAEIKSRFGPVRQKNAVVSHSVGNRKKAAAATKKAKGGDPEETEADRVALAVEVDGHDDKRGETDVSAFVEALRKRGFVLAGQGEGNKGAVDLSNRMFVKMHFIKGAAPIKGKGLAAAKAAGFVEKEKKQKRFVWETEEDKVDETSILKPCVYKIR; this is translated from the coding sequence ATGTTCGCCGTACCAGGCTGGTCTGTCTCGGCGGAGGGCCCAAAAGCCGAGACCCAGAgcgccaagaagaagaacaacacCTCAAAGAACAACAGCgcgaagaagcgcaagagagccgaaaaagaggaaaagatCCGCGGAACGGGTGCAAACTCGGTCATCGTCAACCAGCGCGTGTTTGGCGAGGGGAATGATGGCGAGCCGGTGAAGGGGGCGAAGAGAGCCGCGCCCGTGAccgaggggggggatgacgccgccgatgaggcGACGACACCCAAGCCGAGCAAGAAGCAAAAGAAGAACCAAATGGACTCACAGGAGACGCCCAAGTCCGATAAGAAAgacaagaagcagaagaaggacaGGGCGAGCAAACGCGATGACGAGCCGTCCTCCGGAACGCCCTCCAAGGCCCAGAAGCAAACGCCCAGCAAGGAAGCCGCTGCGGACGACAATAAGAAGGCCACAAAggaagcagccgccgccattgCCGCCTCCGTGCCTCCCatcccgccgcccgcggccaAGCTCACTCCGCTTCAGCGCTCCATGAGGCAGAAGCTCATCTCGGCGCGCTTCCGCCACCTCAACGAGACGCTCTACACCCGCCCCTCGGCCGAGGCCTACCAGCTCTTCGAGGACTCCCCCGAGATGTTCTCCGAGTACCATGAAGGGTTCCGCCGCCAGGTCGAGGTCTGGCCCGAGAATCCCGTCGACGGCTACATCCGCGACATCAAGCTACGCGCCAAAGCCCGCTACCCCAGCGCTCGCGGCCGTCCCGGGGCGCAACCCGTGCCCGCCGGGCCCATGCCGCTCCCGCGCACCGACGGCGTATGCCACGTCGCTGACCTGGGCTGCGGTGACGCCCGTCTCGCGTCGACGTTGGAGTCCGAagccaagaagctcaagctcAACATCCTCAGCTACGACCTATACTCCCCTGCCAAGCATGTAGTCAAGGCCGATATTGCCAACCTGCCGCTggccgacgactcggtcgACGTTGCCATCTTCTGCCTCGCGCTCATGGGCACCAACTGGCTCGACTTTGTCGAGGAGGCCTACCGCATCCTCCATTGGAAGGGCGAGCTTTGGGTTGCCGAGATCAAGTCCCGCTTCGGCCCCGTGCGCCAGAAGAACGCCGTGGTCTCGCACAGCGTTGGGAACCGCAAgaaggctgccgccgccaccaaaaaggccaagggcggcgaccCGGAGGAGACCGAGGCAGATCGCGTCGCCCTGGCCGTTGAGGTCGACGGCCACGACGATAAGCGCGGCGAGACGGACGTCTCGGCCTTCGTCGAGGCCTTGAGAAAACGTGGCTTCGTACTGGCGGGCCAGGGCGAGGGCAACAAaggcgccgtcgacctgtCCAACAGGATGTTTGTCAAAATGCACTTCATCAAGGGCGCGGCACCCATCAAGGGCAAGGGTCTTGCCGCAGCCAAGGCGGCCGGGTTCGtcgagaaggaaaagaagcagaagcgcTTCGTGTGGgagaccgaggaggacaaggtCGACGAGACCTCTATCCTGAAGCCGTGTGTGTACAAGATCCGGTGA